The following are from one region of the Coffea eugenioides isolate CCC68of chromosome 2, Ceug_1.0, whole genome shotgun sequence genome:
- the LOC113763842 gene encoding uncharacterized protein LOC113763842 isoform X2: MGVNQSKSDVYKQVEDIIRVDDKHGFISFFASQSEKEKSGDCDTALLEGATGEKEDLVRVDDNLEPAFYVNSLLEKAKSRARKNAVNSSNVVRLICLHGAKDCASVLLEEKTGLKVDLNMALESGFYPLHHAAEYLSSGVTEIFLRHGALTSLPCSVDSSKYNGMLPLNVALEAMCSHEYLSDWTPQKSIFKLIYILCMPQLLEALKTIELLALNTEELPVIASLKAQEGRVVELAALLLVAGDKLLTPVTEDCVDSSIIGQCIHNELLLLIDQEFKLMVTGRSEELSKCRQIKNVMLSAALMLTVFYSAGQTINSYREHLVFWSDLPNYLLARNTICLIKGLGFALKREDLELDDIKCFMAKLDPQESVKLRTSLDQILRSNSSSSEYSQESGIGIQLQPLALKF, encoded by the exons ATGGGG GTAAATCAAAGTAAAAGTGATGTATATAAACAGGTTGAAGATATCATCCGAGTTGATGATAAGCATGGATTCATCTCTTTCTTTGCAAGCCAATCAGAGAAAGAGAAGTCTGGGGATTGTGACACCGCACTGCTGGAAGGAGCGACTGGAGAAAAAGAAGACCTAGTCCGAGTTGACGATAACCTTGAACCTGCCTTCTATGTTAACAGCCTTTTGGAGAAAGCGAAGTCTCGGGCAAGAAAAAATGCTGTCAACTCATCTAATGTCGTGAGGTTGATTTGTTTGCACGGAGCAAAGGATTGTGCCTCTGTGTTGCTGGAAGAGAAAACTGGACTTAAAGTGGATCTTAACATGGCACTGGAAAGTGGATTTTACCCATTGCACCATGCTGCTGAATACTTATCTTCTGGAGTTACAGAAATCTTTCTGCGGCATGGAGCTTTGACTTCTCTACCTTGCTCTGTTGATTCATCAAAGTACAATGGAATGCTCCCACTAAATGTTGCACTTGAAGCAATGTGCTCACATGAGTACCTCAGTGATTGGACTCCGCAGAAATCGATCTTCAAGCTGATTTATATACTTTGCATGCCACAGCTG CTTGAAGCATTGAAAACCATAGAACTGCTTGCTTTGAACACTGAAGAATTGCCGGTAATAGCTAGCTTgaaagctcaagaaggaagagttGTGGAGCTGGCTGCTCTTTTATTGGTTGCTGGGGACAAGTTGCTCACTCCAGTTACCGAAGACTGTGTAGATAGTTCCATTATTGGCCAATGCATTCATAATGAATTGCTTTTGCTAATTGATCAGGAATTTAAGTTGATGGTTACCGGTCGAAGTGAAGAGTTGAGCAAGTGCAGGCAAATTAAGAATGTGATGCTTTCTGCAGCACTGATGCTCACAGTCTTTTATTCGGCTGGTCAAACCATTAATAGTTACCGCGAGCATCTTGTTTTCTGG TCTGACTTACCAAATTATCTTTTGGCACGAAATACTATATGTTTGATTAAGGGATTGGGATTTGCTTTGAAGAGGGAAGATCTTGAGTTGGATGACATTAAGTG TTTTATGGCAAAACTTGACCCTCAAGAATCAG TAAAACTTCGTACATCTCTTGACCAAATACTGCGATCCAATTCAAGTTCATCTGAATACTCTCAG GAATCTGGTATAGGCATACAACTGCAGCCCTTGGCACTGAAGTTCTGA
- the LOC113763842 gene encoding uncharacterized protein LOC113763842 isoform X1, translating to MGVNQSKSDVYKQVEDIIRVDDKHGFISFFASQSEKEKSGDCDTALLEGATGEKEDLVRVDDNLEPAFYVNSLLEKAKSRARKNAVNSSNVVRLICLHGAKDCASVLLEEKTGLKVDLNMALESGFYPLHHAAEYLSSGVTEIFLRHGALTSLPCSVDSSKYNGMLPLNVALEAMCSHEYLSDWTPQKSIFKLIYILCMPQLLEALKTIELLALNTEELPVIASLKAQEGRVVELAALLLVAGDKLLTPVTEDCVDSSIIGQCIHNELLLLIDQEFKLMVTGRSEELSKCRQIKNVMLSAALMLTVFYSAGQTINSYREHLVFWSDLPNYLLARNTICLIKGLGFALKREDLELDDIKCFMAKLDPQESVKLRTSLDQILRSNSSSSEYSQNSGKWKLVADSSSTSQDSFPLLQKSFHTCHFPSAASGSAMRILRALTIKRGFKCP from the exons ATGGGG GTAAATCAAAGTAAAAGTGATGTATATAAACAGGTTGAAGATATCATCCGAGTTGATGATAAGCATGGATTCATCTCTTTCTTTGCAAGCCAATCAGAGAAAGAGAAGTCTGGGGATTGTGACACCGCACTGCTGGAAGGAGCGACTGGAGAAAAAGAAGACCTAGTCCGAGTTGACGATAACCTTGAACCTGCCTTCTATGTTAACAGCCTTTTGGAGAAAGCGAAGTCTCGGGCAAGAAAAAATGCTGTCAACTCATCTAATGTCGTGAGGTTGATTTGTTTGCACGGAGCAAAGGATTGTGCCTCTGTGTTGCTGGAAGAGAAAACTGGACTTAAAGTGGATCTTAACATGGCACTGGAAAGTGGATTTTACCCATTGCACCATGCTGCTGAATACTTATCTTCTGGAGTTACAGAAATCTTTCTGCGGCATGGAGCTTTGACTTCTCTACCTTGCTCTGTTGATTCATCAAAGTACAATGGAATGCTCCCACTAAATGTTGCACTTGAAGCAATGTGCTCACATGAGTACCTCAGTGATTGGACTCCGCAGAAATCGATCTTCAAGCTGATTTATATACTTTGCATGCCACAGCTG CTTGAAGCATTGAAAACCATAGAACTGCTTGCTTTGAACACTGAAGAATTGCCGGTAATAGCTAGCTTgaaagctcaagaaggaagagttGTGGAGCTGGCTGCTCTTTTATTGGTTGCTGGGGACAAGTTGCTCACTCCAGTTACCGAAGACTGTGTAGATAGTTCCATTATTGGCCAATGCATTCATAATGAATTGCTTTTGCTAATTGATCAGGAATTTAAGTTGATGGTTACCGGTCGAAGTGAAGAGTTGAGCAAGTGCAGGCAAATTAAGAATGTGATGCTTTCTGCAGCACTGATGCTCACAGTCTTTTATTCGGCTGGTCAAACCATTAATAGTTACCGCGAGCATCTTGTTTTCTGG TCTGACTTACCAAATTATCTTTTGGCACGAAATACTATATGTTTGATTAAGGGATTGGGATTTGCTTTGAAGAGGGAAGATCTTGAGTTGGATGACATTAAGTG TTTTATGGCAAAACTTGACCCTCAAGAATCAG TAAAACTTCGTACATCTCTTGACCAAATACTGCGATCCAATTCAAGTTCATCTGAATACTCTCAG aatTCTGGAAAATGGAAGCTGGTTGCAGACTCTTCATCTACTAGCCAAGACTCTTTTCCTTTGTTACAGAAGTCATTCCACACATGTCACTTTCCCAGTGCAGCATCTGGTTCTGCAATGCGGATTTTACGTGCTCTGACTATCAAGAGAGGATTTAAATGTCCTTAG
- the LOC113763842 gene encoding uncharacterized protein LOC113763842 isoform X3 — MGVNQSKSDVYKQVEDIIRVDDKHGFISFFASQSEKEKSGDCDTALLEGATGEKEDLVRVDDNLEPAFYVNSLLEKAKSRARKNAVNSSNVVRLICLHGAKDCASVLLEEKTGLKVDLNMALESGFYPLHHAAEYLSSGVTEIFLRHGALTSLPCSVDSSKYNGMLPLNVALEAMCSHEYLSDWTPQKSIFKLIYILCMPQLLEALKTIELLALNTEELPVIASLKAQEGRVVELAALLLVAGDKLLTPVTEDCVDSSIIGQCIHNELLLLIDQEFKLMVTGRSEELSKCRQIKNVMLSAALMLTVFYSAGQTINSYREHLVFWSDLPNYLLARNTICLIKGLGFALKREDLELDDIKCKTSYIS, encoded by the exons ATGGGG GTAAATCAAAGTAAAAGTGATGTATATAAACAGGTTGAAGATATCATCCGAGTTGATGATAAGCATGGATTCATCTCTTTCTTTGCAAGCCAATCAGAGAAAGAGAAGTCTGGGGATTGTGACACCGCACTGCTGGAAGGAGCGACTGGAGAAAAAGAAGACCTAGTCCGAGTTGACGATAACCTTGAACCTGCCTTCTATGTTAACAGCCTTTTGGAGAAAGCGAAGTCTCGGGCAAGAAAAAATGCTGTCAACTCATCTAATGTCGTGAGGTTGATTTGTTTGCACGGAGCAAAGGATTGTGCCTCTGTGTTGCTGGAAGAGAAAACTGGACTTAAAGTGGATCTTAACATGGCACTGGAAAGTGGATTTTACCCATTGCACCATGCTGCTGAATACTTATCTTCTGGAGTTACAGAAATCTTTCTGCGGCATGGAGCTTTGACTTCTCTACCTTGCTCTGTTGATTCATCAAAGTACAATGGAATGCTCCCACTAAATGTTGCACTTGAAGCAATGTGCTCACATGAGTACCTCAGTGATTGGACTCCGCAGAAATCGATCTTCAAGCTGATTTATATACTTTGCATGCCACAGCTG CTTGAAGCATTGAAAACCATAGAACTGCTTGCTTTGAACACTGAAGAATTGCCGGTAATAGCTAGCTTgaaagctcaagaaggaagagttGTGGAGCTGGCTGCTCTTTTATTGGTTGCTGGGGACAAGTTGCTCACTCCAGTTACCGAAGACTGTGTAGATAGTTCCATTATTGGCCAATGCATTCATAATGAATTGCTTTTGCTAATTGATCAGGAATTTAAGTTGATGGTTACCGGTCGAAGTGAAGAGTTGAGCAAGTGCAGGCAAATTAAGAATGTGATGCTTTCTGCAGCACTGATGCTCACAGTCTTTTATTCGGCTGGTCAAACCATTAATAGTTACCGCGAGCATCTTGTTTTCTGG TCTGACTTACCAAATTATCTTTTGGCACGAAATACTATATGTTTGATTAAGGGATTGGGATTTGCTTTGAAGAGGGAAGATCTTGAGTTGGATGACATTAAGTG TAAAACTTCGTACATCTCTTGA